GGGGGCATCTTCGAGAACGTCCCGCCCGGCGTCGCCCCCGACCGCAAGGCGACGCTCGGTGTGTTCGACGGGGCTGGGCAACTGGTCGGCGTCCTGGAGGCGCTGTGCGACCACCCGGAGGCGGGCACGTGGGACCTCGGGCTGATGTTGCTCGAACCCGGGGTGCGCGGGCGCGGCGCGGGCGCGGCCCTGCACGGGGCGTTCGCGGCGTGGGTGCGCGGTCAGGGCGGGCGACGCGTCGTGCTGTCGGTCGTGGAGGAGAACGGGGCGGGGCTGCGCTTCTGGCGGCGGCTCGGCTACAAGCACACGCGCCGTCTGCCACCAGCGAGGTTTCCACAAGAAGACGCACGTGCCCTTCGAGTCGGCGCGATTCCTGGCGTGAGGCGACGCCCGAACGTTCTGGAGACGCGGGGCCGCGTGGGGGTCGCCCCGAAGCGGCCCAGCGGTCAGGGGTCGGTTCCGGCAGCTCGGCCTGCAAGGATTCCTCGTCTGCCTCCAGTGTTCCTCGCCTATCCTCATGGAACTGTGGACGATCCGCCTGCCCCCACCACACCCGCTCAGCGTTCCCGGATCACGGCCCTCGACTGGTCGCGCACGCCGCTCGGTCCCCAGGCGCGGGGGCCGCACAGCCTGCGCGCGGCCCTGGACCTCGTGCTGTCCAGCGCCCTTCCCAGCGGGAGCGGCGCATGGTCTTCGTGGACGGCTGGGAGACGCCGGCCCAGGGCGTCGAGGAGCCGGCGGTGTACGGGGCCGTGGCGTTCCAGCCCTTCTTCGAGGGGGACGAGGTAATCGGCGTCCTCGCGGCGGGCCTGCGGCTGCGGGGCCGCACCCGCTGGGGCGGGCGGGAGCAGGGGGTGTTCCGGGCGCTGGGGCACGGCCTGACCCTGGCGCTGCAACGGGCGGGGGCGGTGCGGGCGCTCGCCGAGGAGCGTGAGGCGCTGGCCGCCGTCGCCCGCTTCACCGACCTCGCGGCGGA
This genomic stretch from Deinococcus sp. YIM 134068 harbors:
- a CDS encoding GNAT family N-acetyltransferase, whose translation is MRRLDALFSRCADSGLQVNGVAPGDHEAGGIFENVPPGVAPDRKATLGVFDGAGQLVGVLEALCDHPEAGTWDLGLMLLEPGVRGRGAGAALHGAFAAWVRGQGGRRVVLSVVEENGAGLRFWRRLGYKHTRRLPPARFPQEDARALRVGAIPGVRRRPNVLETRGRVGVAPKRPSGQGSVPAARPARIPRLPPVFLAYPHGTVDDPPAPTTPAQRSRITALDWSRTPLGPQARGPHSLRAALDLVLSSALPSGSGAWSSWTAGRRRPRASRSRRCTGPWRSSPSSRGTR